AGCGAGTTTCTGGTCCGGGAGAATCGGAAATACTACATGGATCTAAAGGAGAACCAGAGAGGCCGGTTTCTAAGGATTCGGCAAACCGTGAACCGGGGGCCCGGTCTGGGATCCACGCAGGGGCAGACGATCGCGCTTCCCGCACAGGGACTTATCGAGTTTCGCGACGCGTTGGCGAAACTCATCGACGACTACGGAGTAGAGGACGAACCCGCGGAACTGCCCGAGGGGACCTCTTTGACTGTGGACAACAAGCGCTTTTTCTTTGACGTGGGCTCCAACAAGTACGGGGTGTTCATGAGGGTAAGCGAAGTAAAGCCGACCTATCGCAACTCTATCACGGTGCCCTACAAAGTGTGGTCCAAGTTCGGGAACACTTTCTGTAAATACGCAGAGGAGATGAAAAAGATCCAAGACAAGCAACGGGAGAGAAGAGCATGTGAGCAGCAGCAAGGAGAGATGCACGCAGATGATGATGGGGATGAGGATTGATAATTAGTGGAGAggtaaacatgcaaaaaaaaaagtaatcaaaATAACAAAGAGAAGTTATAAGTAAAAAGaactttactgtaaaaaaaaaaaatataaagatttAACTGTAACGGTTTAACTCCAAGGGAGCgctacccacacacaaaaaaacctccaCAAACTGACAGTTGCGACTTGTCACCCATCGCTGGATGTTACCCACTTACCCACCATTAATACAGTAAGCGGCTGCTAAACAAAGTAATAACATTATATATGAACTGTGTTTCCTACTTGATTACAGATAAAGGACTGAGTGTTTATTTCCCTTATTAACCAAGAACTTTTGTACACGTTGAAGATATTATAAAAAGTGTTTGCAATGTTCAAATGGAATTATTGCCGAAATATGAGAAACCAGTCCTTTACATGTAAGCTAATAACTTCAGCACAAATCAGAcgttttagttgtttatttttaaccaaaatttAAAATCCTCTTAAGAGGTTGTCATGGTAACCATgccactcatatatatatatata
This is a stretch of genomic DNA from Electrophorus electricus isolate fEleEle1 chromosome 6, fEleEle1.pri, whole genome shotgun sequence. It encodes these proteins:
- the puraa gene encoding purine-rich element binding protein Aa encodes the protein MADRDSGSEQGGAATGPGVASMHPVTGGAGSASGLQHETQELASKRVDIQNKRFYLDVKQNAKGRFLKIAEVGAGGNKSRLTLSMSVAVEFRDYLGDFIEHYAQLGPSNPDMVQDEPRRALKSEFLVRENRKYYMDLKENQRGRFLRIRQTVNRGPGLGSTQGQTIALPAQGLIEFRDALAKLIDDYGVEDEPAELPEGTSLTVDNKRFFFDVGSNKYGVFMRVSEVKPTYRNSITVPYKVWSKFGNTFCKYAEEMKKIQDKQRERRACEQQQGEMHADDDGDED